A genome region from Nocardiopsis exhalans includes the following:
- a CDS encoding (2Fe-2S) ferredoxin domain-containing protein, whose amino-acid sequence MTARVLVGMSIREANAADELGAAAKAADARLAFLQVADPALSTVLTELADAGAGRIELVGVALGRLAPGHSWLRRVAGHWWRERGTGAPEVVVAARLVGPDVAVPSAVASALETVRPISGTEAPVTSAAWEEVPGYRRHLLVCRGPRCSARGAEETWGALAAGLSQRDLGDDDVLMTATGCMFPCNQAPVVAVQPDDVWYGGIGPGHADEIIDSHLVAGEPVEDTRIR is encoded by the coding sequence ATGACCGCCCGGGTCCTGGTCGGGATGTCCATCCGTGAGGCCAACGCCGCCGATGAACTGGGGGCCGCAGCCAAGGCCGCCGACGCCCGGCTGGCGTTTCTCCAGGTCGCCGACCCCGCTCTGTCGACGGTGCTGACCGAGCTGGCCGACGCCGGTGCCGGGCGGATCGAACTGGTCGGTGTCGCTCTGGGGCGCCTCGCCCCCGGGCACTCCTGGCTGCGCCGGGTCGCCGGACACTGGTGGCGTGAACGCGGGACCGGCGCGCCCGAGGTCGTGGTGGCCGCCCGCCTGGTCGGCCCGGACGTCGCCGTCCCCAGTGCTGTCGCTTCCGCTCTGGAGACGGTCCGTCCGATCTCGGGTACCGAGGCGCCGGTCACCTCGGCCGCGTGGGAGGAGGTCCCGGGGTACCGGCGCCATCTGCTGGTCTGCCGCGGGCCGCGGTGCAGCGCCCGCGGCGCCGAGGAGACCTGGGGCGCCCTCGCTGCGGGCCTGTCCCAGCGGGACCTGGGTGACGACGACGTCCTGATGACCGCCACCGGCTGTATGTTCCCCTGCAACCAGGCCCCGGTGGTCGCGGTCCAGCCCGACGACGTCTGGTACGGCGGTATCGGCCCCGGCCACGCCGATGAGATCATCGACAGCCACCTGGTGGCCGGTGAACCCGTGGAGGACACCCGGATCCGGTGA
- a CDS encoding ABC transporter ATP-binding protein, giving the protein MVTTADSSTEEPAVTVQHSSAPAAASSPQGHEPAISLERVVKAYRSGSETVRAVGGVDLEIARGEFFSLLGPSGCGKTTTMRMIAGFEEPTEGVVRLSGRDVTGVPANHRDVNMVFQSYALFPHMTVAANVAFGLERKRVPKKEIRRRVGEMLELVELGHRAKHRPAQLSGGQQQRVALARALVNEPGALLLDEPLGALDLKLRQSMQVELKRIQREVGITFVYVTHDQGEALTMSDRVAVMNNGLVEQLGAPAEIYERPATRFVADFIGTSNLLSGTVGSADAAGHHRVDLGEGLTALVAELPKGISAGSDTHLTIRPEKVRIGTERPEGDLSILPGTVTETVYLGSATHYQVSLANGSEVTVYQQNSSDSALVAGRGDAVWLSWAPRHSYALPV; this is encoded by the coding sequence ATGGTCACCACCGCAGACAGCAGTACGGAGGAGCCCGCCGTGACGGTTCAGCACTCCTCGGCCCCCGCGGCCGCGTCCTCCCCGCAGGGCCACGAACCGGCGATCAGCCTGGAGCGCGTCGTCAAGGCCTACCGCTCCGGTTCGGAGACCGTGCGGGCGGTCGGCGGCGTCGACCTGGAGATCGCCCGCGGCGAGTTCTTCTCGCTGCTGGGCCCCTCCGGCTGCGGCAAGACCACCACCATGCGGATGATCGCCGGGTTCGAGGAGCCCACCGAGGGGGTCGTGCGCCTGTCCGGCCGGGACGTCACCGGGGTCCCGGCCAACCACCGCGACGTCAACATGGTCTTCCAGAGCTACGCGCTCTTCCCGCACATGACCGTCGCCGCCAACGTCGCCTTCGGCCTGGAGCGCAAACGGGTCCCGAAGAAGGAGATCCGCCGCCGGGTCGGCGAGATGCTCGAACTCGTCGAACTGGGCCACCGCGCCAAGCACCGCCCGGCCCAGCTCTCCGGCGGCCAGCAGCAGCGGGTCGCCCTGGCCCGCGCCCTGGTCAACGAGCCCGGCGCCCTCCTGCTCGACGAACCCCTCGGCGCCCTGGACCTCAAACTCCGCCAGTCCATGCAGGTCGAGCTCAAGCGCATCCAGCGCGAGGTCGGCATCACCTTCGTCTACGTCACCCACGACCAGGGCGAGGCCCTGACCATGTCGGACCGGGTCGCGGTGATGAACAACGGCCTGGTGGAGCAGCTGGGCGCGCCCGCCGAGATCTACGAGCGCCCGGCCACCCGCTTCGTCGCCGACTTCATCGGCACCAGCAACCTGCTCAGCGGCACCGTCGGTTCCGCCGACGCCGCCGGGCACCACCGGGTCGACCTGGGCGAAGGGCTGACAGCCCTGGTCGCCGAACTCCCCAAGGGGATCTCGGCCGGGTCCGACACCCACCTGACCATCCGCCCGGAGAAGGTGCGGATCGGTACCGAACGGCCCGAGGGCGACCTCAGCATCCTGCCCGGCACCGTCACCGAGACCGTCTACCTGGGCTCGGCCACGCACTACCAGGTTTCCCTGGCCAACGGGTCCGAGGTGACCGTGTACCAGCAGAACTCCTCGGACTCCGCCCTGGTCGCCGGGCGCGGTGACGCCGTCTGGCTCTCGTGGGCTCCGCGGCACTCGTACGCGCTGCCCGTCTGA
- a CDS encoding ABC transporter permease — protein sequence MSVHLDTAAPSAPPPPPARVGGSGRSPRPRRRIDWGRYYTWLVLAWLFTPILFMVAFSFNDPAGKHNITWQGFTLKWYANAFAHPTLNEAMFNSVSIALLTMVIAGAIGSLLGLALGRFSFRGKQLTNLVMFSAISAPEVVLGAALLSTFLMMNVTTGYWTTVVAHVMFCVSFVAITVRARVITLDPALEEAARDLGAGSFTTFRLVTLPMLFPAIMAGGLLAFALSIDDYIITTFVSGEVTTFPLWVWGSTRVGIPPQVNVMGTLLFGVGLIMAVVNIVMAHRRR from the coding sequence ATGAGTGTTCATCTGGACACGGCGGCTCCCTCCGCGCCCCCGCCCCCTCCGGCCCGTGTCGGCGGGAGCGGGCGTTCTCCCCGGCCCCGCCGCCGGATCGACTGGGGCCGCTACTACACCTGGCTGGTCCTGGCCTGGTTGTTCACGCCCATCCTGTTCATGGTGGCGTTCAGCTTCAACGACCCGGCGGGCAAGCACAACATCACCTGGCAGGGCTTCACCCTCAAGTGGTACGCGAACGCCTTCGCGCACCCCACGCTCAACGAGGCGATGTTCAACTCCGTGAGCATCGCCCTGCTGACCATGGTGATCGCGGGCGCGATCGGCAGCCTGCTCGGGCTGGCGCTGGGCCGGTTCTCGTTCCGCGGCAAGCAGCTCACCAACCTGGTGATGTTCTCCGCCATCAGCGCCCCCGAGGTGGTCCTGGGCGCGGCGCTGCTGTCCACGTTCCTGATGATGAACGTGACCACCGGCTACTGGACCACCGTGGTCGCGCACGTGATGTTCTGCGTGTCCTTCGTGGCCATCACCGTGCGGGCGCGGGTGATCACCCTGGACCCGGCGCTGGAGGAGGCCGCCCGTGACCTGGGCGCTGGTTCGTTCACCACGTTCCGGCTGGTCACCCTGCCGATGCTGTTCCCCGCGATCATGGCGGGCGGGCTGCTGGCCTTCGCCCTGTCCATCGACGACTACATCATCACGACCTTCGTCAGCGGCGAGGTCACCACGTTCCCGCTCTGGGTGTGGGGATCCACGCGCGTCGGTATTCCGCCGCAGGTCAACGTCATGGGCACACTGCTGTTCGGGGTCGGACTGATCATGGCGGTGGTCAACATCGTGATGGCCCACCGCCGCAGGTGA
- a CDS encoding ABC transporter substrate-binding protein, translating into MKHPSRAQLNPALLRGLTRARRTGGPALPGLTRRRTLQAGGAAAAALALSACGVGGQQRDTADDADYWADKEETGSLRWANWPLYMDPDRTQIEQFTEATGVDVAYREDVQEAASFFGQIQPKLANGDDIGYDLITLPNGFEFSKLVELGYLVPLDHTQLPNFADYAGEIYKNSAYDPGNRYSVPYTSGVTGIAYNPDYIDREITSIADLWDPEFEGKVGMFADPQEIANFGLLFNGVNPADSTKEDWEAAAEKLKEQRDSGVVRAYYDQDFIQPLTNGDLWITMAWSGDIYQQNAEEGTNLRFVIPEEGATLWTDNLLIPFTSKAPVDALKLMDFLYEPEIATGLTEYISYIPPVPHAQEVMAEWAEAEDGTERGEALAEMVESPLVFPSDGDYQNLHNYVALETDQQDEFSSIFQAITQS; encoded by the coding sequence ATGAAGCACCCCTCCCGCGCTCAGCTGAACCCCGCTCTCCTGCGCGGACTCACCCGGGCCCGGCGCACCGGCGGCCCCGCGCTGCCCGGCCTGACCCGTCGCCGCACCCTCCAGGCCGGTGGCGCCGCCGCCGCTGCGCTCGCCCTGTCCGCCTGCGGTGTCGGCGGCCAGCAGCGCGACACCGCGGACGACGCCGACTACTGGGCGGACAAGGAGGAGACGGGCTCGCTGCGCTGGGCCAACTGGCCGCTGTACATGGATCCGGACCGCACCCAGATCGAGCAGTTCACCGAGGCCACCGGGGTCGACGTGGCCTACCGCGAGGACGTCCAGGAGGCGGCGTCGTTCTTCGGCCAGATCCAGCCCAAGCTCGCCAACGGGGACGACATCGGCTACGACCTGATCACCCTTCCCAACGGCTTCGAGTTCAGCAAGCTGGTCGAGCTCGGCTACCTGGTCCCGCTGGACCACACCCAGCTGCCCAACTTCGCCGACTACGCGGGCGAGATCTACAAGAACAGCGCCTACGACCCCGGCAACCGCTACAGCGTCCCCTACACCTCGGGCGTCACCGGCATCGCCTACAACCCGGACTACATCGACCGGGAGATCACCAGCATCGCCGACCTGTGGGACCCCGAGTTCGAGGGCAAGGTCGGCATGTTCGCCGACCCGCAGGAGATCGCCAACTTCGGTCTGCTGTTCAACGGCGTCAACCCGGCCGACTCCACCAAGGAGGACTGGGAGGCCGCCGCCGAGAAGCTCAAGGAGCAACGCGACTCCGGTGTGGTGCGCGCCTACTACGACCAGGACTTCATCCAACCGCTCACCAACGGCGACCTGTGGATCACCATGGCCTGGTCCGGTGACATCTACCAGCAGAACGCCGAAGAGGGCACCAACCTCAGGTTCGTCATCCCCGAGGAGGGCGCCACCCTCTGGACGGACAACCTGCTGATCCCCTTCACCTCGAAGGCCCCGGTCGACGCCCTCAAGCTCATGGACTTCCTCTACGAGCCCGAGATCGCCACCGGGCTGACCGAGTACATCAGCTACATCCCGCCGGTCCCGCACGCCCAGGAGGTCATGGCCGAGTGGGCCGAGGCCGAGGACGGCACCGAGCGCGGTGAAGCCCTCGCGGAGATGGTGGAGAGCCCCCTGGTCTTCCCGTCGGACGGCGACTACCAGAACCTGCACAACTACGTGGCGCTGGAGACCGACCAGCAGGACGAGTTCTCCTCGATCTTCCAGGCGATCACGCAGAGCTGA
- a CDS encoding NAD(P)/FAD-dependent oxidoreductase — protein MADTTRAEAARALEGARPQVFWLDPDVPGHDVPEPAPALVGDVHADLVVVGAGFSGLWTALIAKERDPDRNVVLVEARTTGWAASGRNGGFCAASLTHGYENGAERWPEEIAELERQGMANLDAIEETVRKYGIDCELERTGETLVATEPWQAEWFEKAAAEGQAKGERVQAWNAEEVRQQIDSPTYVAGYHESDGVAMLHPAKLAWGLRAVCERLGVRIFENSPVRDIRSVPAGLRLETRGGALHTPKVAWGGGAFPGPLRRLKHYLAPVYDYALMTEPLTDEQMAAIGWEGRQGVSDSANFFHYYRLTADNRILWGGYDIVHHYGGKVRPEYDQRPETFQKLAEHFLETFPQLRGIRFGHTWGGVIDTCSRFSVFFGDAYGGRLAYAAGYTGLGVGATRFGAQVMLDKLDGLDTERTRLRMVKEKPLPFPPEPVRSLGIELTLRATAAADRNGGRRNLWLRGLDAAGMGFDS, from the coding sequence ATGGCCGACACCACGCGCGCCGAGGCGGCACGGGCACTGGAAGGAGCACGACCGCAGGTCTTCTGGCTGGACCCGGACGTCCCCGGACACGACGTACCCGAACCCGCTCCCGCGCTGGTCGGTGACGTGCACGCCGACCTGGTCGTCGTCGGGGCCGGGTTCAGCGGGCTGTGGACGGCACTGATCGCCAAGGAACGCGACCCCGACCGGAACGTGGTCCTGGTGGAGGCCCGCACCACCGGCTGGGCGGCCTCGGGGCGTAACGGCGGCTTCTGCGCGGCCAGCCTCACCCACGGCTACGAGAACGGGGCCGAGCGCTGGCCCGAGGAGATCGCCGAACTCGAACGCCAGGGCATGGCCAACCTCGACGCCATCGAGGAGACCGTGCGCAAGTACGGCATCGACTGCGAGCTCGAGCGCACCGGCGAGACCCTGGTGGCCACCGAACCCTGGCAGGCCGAATGGTTCGAGAAGGCGGCCGCGGAAGGGCAGGCCAAGGGCGAGAGGGTTCAGGCCTGGAACGCCGAGGAGGTGCGCCAGCAGATCGACTCGCCCACCTACGTGGCCGGTTACCACGAGTCCGACGGCGTCGCCATGCTCCACCCGGCCAAGCTGGCCTGGGGCCTGCGCGCGGTCTGTGAGCGGCTGGGCGTGCGGATCTTCGAGAACAGCCCGGTGCGCGACATCCGCTCCGTTCCCGCGGGCCTACGCCTGGAGACCCGCGGGGGAGCCCTGCACACCCCCAAGGTCGCCTGGGGCGGCGGCGCCTTCCCCGGTCCGCTGCGACGGCTCAAGCACTACCTGGCCCCGGTCTACGACTACGCGCTGATGACCGAGCCGCTCACCGACGAACAGATGGCCGCCATCGGCTGGGAGGGGCGCCAGGGCGTCTCTGATTCGGCCAACTTCTTCCACTACTACCGGCTCACCGCGGACAACCGCATCCTGTGGGGCGGCTACGACATCGTGCACCACTACGGCGGCAAGGTGCGGCCCGAGTACGACCAGCGGCCGGAGACCTTCCAGAAGCTGGCCGAGCACTTCCTGGAGACCTTCCCGCAGCTGCGCGGCATCCGCTTCGGCCACACCTGGGGCGGGGTCATCGACACGTGCAGCCGCTTCTCGGTGTTCTTCGGTGATGCTTACGGCGGCCGCCTGGCCTACGCCGCCGGATACACCGGCCTCGGCGTGGGAGCGACCCGCTTCGGCGCCCAGGTCATGCTGGACAAGCTCGACGGCCTGGACACCGAACGCACCCGGCTCCGCATGGTCAAGGAGAAGCCTCTGCCGTTCCCGCCGGAGCCGGTCCGCTCCCTGGGCATCGAACTCACCCTGAGGGCGACTGCCGCCGCCGACCGCAACGGCGGTCGCCGCAACCTCTGGCTGCGCGGCCTGGACGCAGCGGGCATGGGCTTCGACAGCTGA
- a CDS encoding FecCD family ABC transporter permease — MTGLLRRGPTRDTLLLSPGRGAVAFRISRSSALLTAAAGTAALAVATVSLTLGVFPIGVGDVITVLGGGGTLIERDIVLNDRLPRALTGLGVGAAFALSGALLQRIAANPLVSPDVIGINSGAAMGALVVLLVLGGSGLQLVLGALSGALLAAVLILLIAYKRGLHGFRLVLVGIGVAAMLSSATSYLLTRADINRAMSAAAWLTGSLANRGGLHVAIIVTALAVTVPVLIVGSRHLRLLELGDDLTRTLTGAGQGRKVVLLLVAVVLAALATAAAGPIGFVALVAPQITRRILAERQVGLAPSAAVGALLVVSADLAGRLLFAPTEMPVGVLTAVFGAPVLLYLLARAHRIGAAG, encoded by the coding sequence ATGACCGGCCTGCTCCGCCGCGGCCCGACCCGCGACACCCTCCTGCTGTCCCCGGGCCGGGGAGCGGTGGCCTTCCGGATCAGCCGTTCCTCGGCGCTGCTCACCGCCGCGGCCGGTACCGCCGCCCTGGCGGTGGCCACCGTCTCCCTCACCCTCGGGGTGTTCCCGATCGGGGTCGGCGACGTCATCACCGTCCTCGGCGGCGGGGGGACCCTCATCGAACGGGACATCGTCCTGAACGACCGCCTGCCCCGGGCGCTCACCGGACTCGGCGTCGGTGCGGCGTTCGCCCTCTCCGGCGCCCTCCTGCAACGGATCGCCGCCAACCCGCTGGTGAGCCCCGACGTCATCGGGATCAACTCCGGTGCCGCCATGGGCGCGCTGGTCGTACTCCTCGTCCTGGGCGGCAGCGGCCTGCAACTGGTCCTCGGCGCGCTGTCGGGGGCCCTGCTCGCGGCGGTGTTGATCCTGCTCATCGCCTACAAGCGCGGACTGCACGGGTTCCGGCTGGTCCTGGTGGGGATCGGTGTCGCCGCGATGCTCTCCTCGGCCACCTCCTACCTGCTCACCCGGGCCGACATCAACCGTGCGATGAGCGCCGCGGCCTGGCTGACCGGCAGCCTCGCCAACCGCGGCGGCCTGCACGTGGCGATCATCGTGACCGCCCTGGCGGTGACGGTCCCGGTCCTGATCGTCGGATCGCGGCACCTGCGGTTGCTCGAACTCGGCGACGACCTCACCCGAACCCTCACCGGTGCGGGCCAGGGCCGCAAGGTGGTGCTGCTGCTGGTGGCGGTGGTCCTCGCCGCACTGGCGACCGCGGCGGCCGGGCCGATCGGCTTCGTCGCGCTGGTGGCGCCGCAGATCACCCGCCGGATCCTCGCCGAGCGACAGGTCGGTCTCGCACCGTCCGCCGCCGTCGGCGCCCTGCTGGTGGTCAGCGCCGACCTGGCTGGTCGGCTGCTCTTCGCGCCGACGGAGATGCCGGTCGGTGTCCTGACCGCCGTTTTCGGAGCCCCTGTCCTGCTCTACCTGCTGGCCCGCGCACACCGGATTGGAGCCGCCGGATGA
- a CDS encoding ABC transporter substrate-binding protein: MTASVLATAAVLLTGCTAGAGSETAADDGTTTVENCGIDVTVEGPPERVYAAYQPAIEIAHALGIGDRLVETAFLDSQVLPEYVEAQEATEYVESLPSREALLTEEPDFVLSGFNGVFVSDGAGDASFGTRGSLAELGVQSWILSPLCPSADGLSDEAIDPATVRVETIHDDLRALGDLFDAQERAEEVIADQNDRIEAVAEAVADADRPTVAFVTLREDGTISVAGGIDFGTQVIEHAGGENAFGDLTETRNVQIDLEELIRRDPDVILTSTCCDASYTREDAADDVAAIAEHPALSGVTAVEQDQVHPFLFADRSAGVRAAHAIEVLASLLHPDLVSSEQAGSVTE; this comes from the coding sequence ATGACGGCGTCCGTCCTGGCCACCGCCGCCGTCCTTCTCACCGGCTGTACGGCCGGGGCAGGCTCCGAGACGGCCGCTGATGACGGCACCACCACCGTCGAGAACTGCGGGATCGACGTCACCGTCGAAGGACCGCCCGAGCGGGTGTACGCCGCCTACCAGCCCGCGATCGAGATCGCCCACGCACTCGGTATCGGCGACCGCCTGGTGGAGACCGCGTTCCTCGACTCCCAGGTGCTGCCGGAGTACGTCGAGGCGCAGGAGGCGACGGAATACGTCGAGAGCCTGCCCAGTCGCGAGGCTCTGCTGACCGAGGAGCCGGACTTCGTCCTCTCCGGTTTCAACGGTGTCTTCGTCAGTGACGGGGCGGGCGACGCGAGCTTCGGCACCCGCGGCAGCCTCGCGGAGCTCGGGGTCCAGTCGTGGATCCTCAGCCCGCTGTGCCCCAGCGCGGACGGGCTCTCCGACGAGGCGATCGACCCGGCGACGGTCCGGGTCGAGACCATCCACGACGACCTGCGCGCCCTCGGCGACCTCTTCGACGCCCAGGAACGCGCCGAGGAGGTCATCGCCGACCAGAACGACCGGATCGAGGCCGTGGCGGAGGCCGTCGCCGACGCCGACCGGCCGACGGTCGCCTTCGTCACCCTGCGCGAGGACGGCACGATCTCCGTCGCCGGAGGCATCGACTTCGGAACCCAGGTCATCGAGCACGCCGGGGGTGAGAACGCCTTCGGCGACCTGACCGAGACACGCAACGTCCAGATCGACCTCGAGGAGCTGATCCGGCGCGACCCGGACGTCATCCTCACCAGCACCTGCTGCGACGCCTCCTACACCCGCGAGGATGCCGCGGACGACGTCGCCGCCATCGCCGAGCACCCGGCCCTGTCCGGTGTGACCGCCGTGGAGCAGGACCAGGTGCACCCGTTCCTGTTCGCGGACCGCAGCGCCGGGGTCCGGGCCGCCCACGCCATCGAGGTGCTCGCCTCGCTGCTCCACCCCGACCTCGTCAGCTCCGAACAGGCCGGCTCCGTCACCGAGTGA
- a CDS encoding ABC transporter ATP-binding protein: MTDAAASTQNPDLNPAPGPGPDPGHPISIAAEGLSLGYASSVVVDRVTTELPAGRITAIVGPNGCGKSTLLRGLARLLGPQRGRVLLDGDELASMPARTLSRRLGLLPQQPIAPDGITVADLVGRGRHPHQRWFRQWGAADEEAVATAMAATGVDQFAETPIDQLSGGQRQRVWIALALAQEPEVMLLDEPTTYLDLAHQLDVLNLLAALNRRLGRTIVLVLHDLNMASRFAHHLVAMRDGALVTQGTPAEVVTPRTVREVFGVAATVITDPVAGTPLILPHLSASAEEAR; encoded by the coding sequence ATGACCGATGCCGCCGCGTCCACCCAGAACCCCGACCTCAACCCCGCGCCCGGTCCTGGCCCGGATCCGGGCCACCCGATCTCGATCGCCGCCGAGGGGCTGAGCCTCGGCTACGCCTCCTCGGTGGTCGTCGACCGGGTCACCACCGAGCTCCCGGCCGGCCGGATCACCGCCATCGTCGGGCCCAACGGCTGCGGCAAGTCCACGCTGCTGCGCGGTCTGGCCCGGCTGCTGGGACCCCAGCGGGGCCGGGTGCTCCTGGACGGCGACGAGCTCGCCTCGATGCCCGCGCGCACCCTCTCCCGCCGTCTCGGCCTGCTGCCGCAGCAACCGATCGCACCCGACGGGATCACCGTCGCGGACCTGGTCGGCCGCGGCCGCCACCCGCACCAGCGCTGGTTCCGGCAGTGGGGCGCCGCGGACGAGGAGGCGGTGGCCACCGCGATGGCGGCGACCGGCGTCGACCAGTTCGCCGAGACCCCGATCGACCAGCTCTCCGGCGGCCAGCGCCAGCGGGTGTGGATCGCCCTGGCCCTGGCCCAGGAGCCCGAGGTCATGCTGCTCGACGAACCGACGACCTACCTCGACCTCGCGCACCAGCTCGACGTCCTCAACCTGCTTGCCGCACTCAACCGCCGCCTCGGGCGCACCATCGTGCTGGTGCTGCACGACCTCAACATGGCCAGCCGCTTCGCCCACCACCTGGTGGCGATGCGGGACGGGGCCCTGGTCACCCAGGGAACCCCCGCCGAGGTCGTCACACCGCGCACGGTCCGCGAGGTCTTCGGGGTGGCGGCCACCGTCATCACCGACCCGGTGGCCGGCACACCCCTGATCCTGCCGCACCTGTCCGCCAGCGCAGAGGAGGCCCGATGA
- a CDS encoding FecCD family ABC transporter permease — MTTVTPTEERSAGGAGRSGPTPSARSGVLKGGWSRGLGLVVATAALVAAGFGSVLIGNYSATLADVVAALSGTPENDVERIILHIRIPRTVTGLLAGIALGVAGTVMQGLTRNPLAEPGLLGINSGAALAVVLAMAGFGITATAGYLWFAFAGAAVAAVLVYTLGSLGLGGATPVKLALAGAAFTALFGAVTSMITLQDSSTMDDYRYWVVGSLTRSDGTDLSVVAPFLLVGVVLAVALTRTLNALALGDDLARSLGTRLWTNRAVAALAVVLLAGGATAIAGPIGFVGLVVPHVARMITGPDYRWVMAWTVVLSPTLLLIADTLGRILLQPQQLQVGIITAIAGAPFFLYLVRNRRVIGV; from the coding sequence ATGACGACGGTCACGCCCACAGAAGAACGAAGCGCGGGGGGTGCGGGCCGCTCCGGCCCGACGCCCTCCGCCCGCTCCGGTGTGCTCAAAGGCGGTTGGAGCCGCGGCCTCGGCCTTGTCGTGGCCACGGCGGCGCTGGTGGCCGCAGGGTTCGGCTCCGTGCTGATCGGCAACTACTCGGCCACCCTCGCCGACGTGGTCGCCGCCCTCAGCGGCACCCCTGAGAACGACGTGGAGCGGATCATCCTGCACATCCGCATCCCGCGCACCGTCACCGGACTGCTCGCCGGGATCGCGCTCGGTGTCGCCGGAACGGTCATGCAGGGTCTGACCCGCAACCCGCTGGCCGAACCAGGGCTGCTCGGCATCAACTCCGGCGCCGCCCTGGCGGTGGTGCTGGCGATGGCCGGTTTCGGGATCACCGCCACCGCCGGCTACCTGTGGTTCGCCTTCGCCGGGGCCGCCGTCGCCGCGGTCCTCGTCTACACCCTCGGCTCGCTCGGCCTCGGCGGCGCCACCCCGGTGAAGCTGGCCCTGGCCGGTGCCGCCTTCACCGCGCTGTTCGGGGCGGTCACGTCGATGATCACCCTCCAGGACTCCTCCACGATGGACGACTACCGGTACTGGGTGGTCGGGTCGCTCACCCGGTCCGACGGCACGGACCTGAGCGTCGTGGCGCCCTTCCTCCTCGTCGGGGTCGTCCTCGCCGTGGCGCTGACCCGGACGCTCAACGCCCTGGCGCTGGGGGACGACCTGGCCCGCAGCCTCGGTACCCGTCTGTGGACCAACCGTGCCGTCGCGGCCCTGGCCGTCGTCCTGCTCGCCGGGGGCGCCACCGCCATCGCGGGCCCGATCGGGTTCGTCGGCCTGGTCGTGCCGCACGTCGCCCGGATGATCACCGGCCCGGACTACCGCTGGGTGATGGCGTGGACGGTGGTGCTCTCACCGACACTCCTGCTGATCGCCGACACGCTCGGCCGGATCCTGCTCCAACCCCAGCAGCTCCAGGTCGGGATCATCACCGCCATCGCCGGGGCACCGTTCTTCCTCTACCTGGTCCGCAACCGAAGGGTGATCGGCGTATGA
- a CDS encoding ABC transporter permease, whose translation MRNRKATPYVLVLPAWIWLALFFVVPIGGMLSLSLTTGNVVSGFQQTFEVGNYVTAVSTYWEQILRSLFYGACATLVCIVVGYPMAYWIAFKAGPHKSTYLLLILLPFFVSFVLRTISWRFLLADNGVVLGPLKSIGLVPADLQLLNSAPAVILGLAYNFLPFMVLPIYAVLERMDSRLVEAAHDLYAGRFQAFVRVVLPVSLPGVFAGVLMTFIPTSADYVNASVLGGAHNTMIGNIIQSQYLVNNNYPIAASITFVLMGLLLVGIFSYARALGTERVMEVHT comes from the coding sequence ATGAGAAACCGCAAGGCGACGCCCTACGTCCTGGTCCTCCCGGCGTGGATCTGGCTGGCGCTGTTCTTCGTGGTCCCCATCGGCGGGATGCTGTCGCTGTCTCTGACCACGGGCAACGTGGTCAGCGGCTTCCAGCAGACCTTCGAGGTGGGCAACTACGTCACCGCCGTCAGCACCTACTGGGAGCAGATCCTGCGCTCCCTGTTCTACGGCGCCTGCGCCACGCTGGTCTGCATCGTCGTGGGCTATCCCATGGCGTACTGGATCGCGTTCAAGGCCGGACCGCACAAGTCCACCTACCTGCTGCTGATCCTGCTGCCGTTCTTCGTGTCGTTCGTGCTGCGGACCATTTCCTGGCGGTTCCTGCTGGCCGACAACGGCGTCGTCCTGGGGCCGCTGAAGTCGATCGGGCTCGTCCCGGCCGACCTCCAACTGCTCAACTCCGCCCCGGCGGTGATCCTGGGCCTGGCCTACAACTTCCTGCCGTTCATGGTGCTGCCGATCTACGCGGTCCTCGAACGTATGGACTCCCGCCTGGTGGAGGCCGCGCACGACCTCTACGCGGGCCGGTTCCAGGCGTTCGTCCGGGTGGTCCTGCCCGTCTCCCTGCCCGGGGTGTTCGCCGGCGTGCTGATGACCTTCATCCCCACCAGCGCCGACTACGTCAACGCCTCGGTGCTGGGCGGCGCCCACAACACGATGATCGGCAACATCATCCAGAGCCAGTACCTGGTCAACAACAACTACCCGATCGCCGCGTCGATCACCTTCGTCCTCATGGGGCTGCTGCTGGTGGGCATCTTCAGCTACGCGCGGGCCCTGGGCACGGAACGGGTCATGGAGGTGCACACCTGA